A single Camarhynchus parvulus chromosome 5, STF_HiC, whole genome shotgun sequence DNA region contains:
- the LOC115904543 gene encoding cytosolic phospholipase A2 epsilon-like has product MGSNLSTSETFTSTSAPAVRTAPVSPFNLLTVKILRVRNARKADLLTLSDCYVTLWLPTASAEKVRTRTIRNSKNPVWNEAFCYKIDRRVKNVLELKVCDEDTVTRDDELCTVLFDIDKLTVGRTVRVKFQLNPQAREELEVEFTLQNTLDYPDGIITNGVLVAREVSCLEIRVDTGKLKQQSTNPELTFTVKGSHEGSQKILLDSGPSLHIIIFHCIINDQTRLDIILPEELADGNETEKPGVLSFPLNSLPLQKEITLEEDNSFHLCLTARKCSGDLDVRLGFSLCREEQNFLRQRKKYVAAALKKILNLEEDLKEHEVPVVAITTTGGGTRSLTAMYGSLLGLQKLNLLDCISYIGGLSGTTWTMANLYEDANWSQKYLEDAIKEARKQVTKSKICCFSLDCLKYYYNDLMERTKEGHNTSFIDLWGLVIESMLHDKKDEHRLSDQRQAVDNGQNPLPIYVAINLKSNYSAQAFREWLEFTPYEVGLLKYGASIRAEHFGSQFFMGRMVKKLSETRICYMQGMWSSIFSIDVMYVWNLAADSEDFWCRWTRDRVKDIAEEPFLSVNPYEVDTCLFTPSSVFSSTLRDVLTGRPTIAQYPNFIRGFQLHNKYLESEGFSTWKDTVIDSFPNKLMETADSELSLVDTGFFINTSYPPLLRSKREVDVILHLNYSGGSQTLPLDQIAKYFSEQEIPFPKIEISEEDRENLKECYVFEEADSPQAPTVLFFPLVNDTFKKYKAPGVERSAEEMAEGKVDVSSILSPFTTREVCFSEENFDKLVKLTDYNVLNNEKLIIQALRLAVARRKQRNF; this is encoded by the exons TCACCCTTTCAGATTGCTACGTGACACTGTGGCTGCCCACTGCCTCAGCAGAGAAGGTTCGGACCAGGACCATCAGGAACAGCAAAAACCCCGTTTGGAATGAAGCTTTCTGCTACAAGATTGACCGCCGTGTCAAG AACGTCCTGGAGCTGAAGGTGTGTGATGAAGACACGGTCACCAGGGATGATGAACTCTGCACAGTTCTCTTTGACATAGATAAGCTCACTGTGGGACGTACTGTCCGCGTGAAGTTCCAGCTGAATCCACAG GCAcgtgaggagctggaggtggaGTTCACATTGCAGAACAC tctggACTACCCAGATGGCATTATTACGAATGGAGTGCTAGTG GCACGTGAGGTTTCCTGTTTGGAGATTAGAGTGGATACAGGGAAGCTGAAGCAGCAATCCACAA ACCCAGAGCTTACATTTACAGTGAAAGGATCACATGAAGGAAGCCAGAAGATTTTGCTGGACTCTGGCCCCAGCCTTCATATAATCATATTTCACTGCATCATAAATGACCAGACAAGACTGGATATCATATTACCAGAAGAG cTGGCTGATGGAAATGAAACAGAGAAACCTGGggtcctttcttttcccctgaattCACTCCCTTTACAGAAGGAAATAACACTAGAAGAG gaTAATTCATTTCACTTGTGCTTGACAGCAAGAAAATG CTCAGGAGACCTGGATGTGCGCTTGGGGTTTAGcctgtgcagggaggagcagaactTCCTGCggcaaaggaagaaatatgttgctgctgctctgaaaaagattCTTAATTTGGAAGAGGACCTGAAAGAGCATGAG GTGCCAGTGGTGGCCATCACGACAACCGGGGGAGGTACGAGGTCGCTCACAGCGATGTATGGCAGCCTGCTGGGCCTCCAGAAACTCAACCTCTTGGACTGCATTTCCTACATCGGGGGTTTATCGGGTACCACATG GACCATGGCAAACTTATATGAAGATGCTAATTGGTCACAAAAATATCTGGAGGATGCAATCAAGGAAGCTCGCAAGCAAGTAACCAAATCCAAgatctgctgtttttctttggatTGTCTGAAGTACTATTACAATGACCTGATGGAGAGGACTAAAGAAGGACATAACACTTCTTTCATAGACCTTTGGGGTCTTGTCATTGAATCCATGCTACACGATAAG AAAGATGAGCACAGACTCTCAGACCAGCGTCAGGCAGTGGATAATGGCCAGAACCCACTGCCCATCTATGTGGCCATCAACCTCAAGTCCAACTATAGTGCCCAGGCATTCAGAG AGTGGCTGGAGTTCACTCCTTATGAAGTTGGTCTGCTGAAGTACGGAGCATCTATTCGCGCAGAACACTTTGGAAGTCAATTCTTTATGGGAAGGATGGTGAAGAAGCTCTCAGAGACTCGGATCTGTTATATGCAAG GCATGTGGAGTAGTATATTTTCCATAGATGTGATGTATGTCTGGAATTTGGCTGCTGATTCAGAAGATTTCTGGTGCAGATGGACCAGAGACAGAGTAAAAGATATAG CAGAAGAACCCTTTCTGTCTGTGAATCCCTATGAAGTAGACACGTGTCTATTCACTCCCTCGAGTGTCTTCTCCTCCACTCTGCGAGATGTCTTAACAGGACGTCCAACCATTGCACAGTATCCCAATTTTATCAGAGGCTTCCAGCTGCATAACAAGTACCTGGAGAGTGAAGGATTTTCTACCTGGAAAG ACACAGTGATAGACTCCTTTCCAAATAAACTGATGGAAACAGCAGACAGTGAGCTCTCCCTGGTTGATACTGGCTTTTTCATTAATACCAGCTACCCACCACTTTTGAGATCGAAGAGGGAGGTTGATGTCATCCTCCATTTGAATTACAGCGGAGGGTCCCAAACACTG CCTCTGGATCAGATTGCAAAGTACTTCTCGGAGCAAGAAATTCCATTTCCCAAAATTGAGATAAGTGAAGAAGACAGGGAAAACTTGAAGGAGTGCTATGTGTTTGAAGAGGCTGACAGTCCACAGGCTCCAAcagtgcttttctttcccctagTAAATGACACTTTCAAGAAATATAAAGCTCCTG GCGTGGAAAGGAGTGCTGAAGAGATGGCTGAAGGCAAAGTTGATGTCTCCAGCATCCTCTCCCCGTTTACAACAAGAGAGGTGtgtttcagtgaagaaaattttgaCAAACTGGTGAAACTGACAGATTACAACGTCCTGAACAATGAGAAGTTGAT